Proteins encoded in a region of the Vicinamibacteria bacterium genome:
- a CDS encoding phosphotransferase has product MDLVQQDPGLPGLATVLDPEALAERLARELSGIEIQKAECRYVRYKPGTNCLAAHRVLASGEWQEVYAKAYRPADAHKVSKAIARAQTPTGLGPGKLLWTDLLTVVCLFPNDDQIRSLRRLGEATTRARLLRKALPAHPGLWSAELRPLAYKPDRRFVGQLRGPDGDLAVVRQYSRSGFTRIGRARTLPVANGCLRLARPLGRSERHRFVVLEWLEGRLLGDALRASRFDARELKRVGWALAELHRSSPEGLVERGSQDAVKGLRAVAEAVGFLAPGLEDDASRLAAHVAWALGEMPKVMGTIHGDFYSKQVLLQEKAVAVIDLDSMAFGDPLADVGNFIAHLERDSVRGSVSSDRVDTYRCSLLEGYRESGLTVRDGAVDVHTAAALLRLTPHPFRNRESRWREQMERLLARARTLLHRSSRCLVSSVKTT; this is encoded by the coding sequence ATGGACCTCGTCCAGCAGGACCCGGGTCTCCCGGGGTTGGCCACGGTGCTCGACCCCGAGGCTCTTGCCGAGCGCCTGGCCAGGGAGCTCTCCGGGATCGAAATCCAGAAAGCGGAGTGTCGCTATGTCCGCTACAAACCCGGGACCAACTGTCTGGCGGCTCACCGCGTGCTCGCCTCGGGCGAGTGGCAGGAGGTGTATGCCAAGGCGTATCGCCCCGCCGATGCTCACAAGGTCTCGAAGGCGATCGCGCGCGCGCAAACCCCGACGGGACTCGGACCGGGCAAGCTCCTCTGGACTGACCTTCTGACCGTGGTCTGTCTTTTCCCCAACGACGACCAGATCCGAAGCTTGAGGCGACTCGGGGAGGCGACGACCCGCGCTCGCTTGCTGCGCAAGGCTCTGCCCGCACATCCAGGGCTCTGGAGTGCAGAGCTGCGGCCTCTAGCATACAAGCCGGACCGACGCTTCGTCGGGCAGCTCCGCGGACCAGATGGCGATCTGGCGGTGGTGAGGCAGTACTCCCGCTCCGGCTTCACGCGAATCGGTCGAGCGCGCACGTTGCCTGTCGCGAACGGATGCCTGCGGCTGGCAAGGCCCCTGGGACGATCGGAGCGCCACCGGTTCGTCGTGCTCGAGTGGCTGGAAGGGCGTTTGCTCGGCGACGCCCTTCGTGCCTCACGATTCGACGCTCGAGAGCTGAAGCGGGTCGGGTGGGCTCTCGCCGAGCTCCACCGGTCGAGCCCCGAGGGTCTCGTCGAGCGCGGCTCGCAAGACGCAGTCAAAGGTCTGCGGGCGGTCGCGGAGGCCGTCGGGTTCCTGGCGCCCGGACTCGAGGACGACGCCAGCAGGCTCGCCGCGCACGTTGCGTGGGCGCTAGGCGAGATGCCGAAGGTCATGGGAACGATTCACGGCGACTTCTACTCCAAGCAGGTTCTCCTCCAGGAAAAAGCGGTCGCGGTCATCGATCTCGATTCCATGGCTTTCGGCGACCCGTTGGCCGACGTCGGGAATTTCATCGCCCATTTGGAGCGAGATTCCGTCCGTGGCTCCGTATCGAGCGACCGGGTCGACACTTACCGATGCTCCCTGCTCGAGGGCTACCGCGAAAGCGGCCTGACAGTGAGGGATGGGGCCGTCGACGTCCATACCGCCGCAGCGTTGCTGCGCCTTACGCCGCACCCTTTTCGGAACCGGGAGTCGCGCTGGCGAGAACAGATGGAGAGACTTCTCGCCCGGGCACGGACGCTGCTTCACCGATCCTCGAGGTGCCTGGTGAGCTCCGTGAAGACGACCTGA